The Chlorocebus sabaeus isolate Y175 chromosome 1, mChlSab1.0.hap1, whole genome shotgun sequence genome includes a region encoding these proteins:
- the LOC103235201 gene encoding olfactory receptor 9I1-like: MAENGTMVTEFVLMGFWLQAELQIGLFFVFLVVFLITMVGNLGMIVLIQTDPRLQTPMYFFLSHLSFLDICYSSVIVPQFLETLGTDKMVIIYERCASQFFFFTLCASTEYFLLAVMAYDRYMAVCNPLLYAIAMTPQTHLGLVAGAYAGAIVNSVIRTGCTFSIYFCKSNHVDFFFCDLPPLLKLACSETRPWEWVIYLLAFLVITTSISVILTSYLFIIQAILKIRTAGGKAKTFSTCASHMTAVTLFFGTLIFIYRKGDMGKSLEEDKIVSIFYTVVIPMLNPMIYSLRNKDVKEALKKVFNRMRVSQTE, from the coding sequence ATGGCAGAGAATGGCACCATGGTGACAGAATTTGTTCTGATGGGGTTCTGGTTGCAGGCAGAGCTGCAGATaggtcttttctttgtgtttctggtCGTTTTTCTCATCACCATGGTGGGCAACCTGGGCATGATTGTGCTAATTCAGACTGACCCTCGGCTCCAGACTCCCATGTACTTCTTCCTCAGTCATCTTTCCTTCCTGGACATTTGCTACTCTTCTGTTATTGTTCCTCAGTTTCTTGAGACTTTGGGAACTGATAAGATGGTCATCATCTATGAGCGCTGTGCCAGCCAATTCTTCTTTTTCACACTCTGTGCTAGCACTGAGTATTTCCTTTTGGCTGTGATGGCTTATGACCGCTACATGGCTGTGTGTAACCCTCTCCTCTATGCCATAGCCATGACACCACAGACCCACTTGGGGCTGGTGGCTGGGGCATATGCTGGTGCCATAGTCAATTCTGTGATCCGCACTGGCTGCACCTTCTCTATCTACTTCTGTAAGTCCAACCATGTAGACTTCTTTTTCTGTGACCTCCCACCCCTGCTGAAGCTTGCCTGTAGTGAAACCAGGCCATGGGAATGGGTAATCTACCTCTTAGCTTTTCTGGTGATCACAACCAGCATTTCAGTGATTCTTACGTCATACTTGTTCATCATTCAGGCTATTCTGAAGATTCGtacagcaggtggcaaagccaagaCCTTCTCCACCTGTGCTTCTCACATGACTGCAGTGACTCTTTTCTTTGGAACACTCATATTCATATACCGGAAAGGCGACATGGGCAAATCGCTTGAGGAAGACAAGATTGTGTCAATATTTTACACTGTAGTCATCCCCATGCTAAATCCAATGATCTACAGCCTGAGAAACAAAGACGTGAAGGAGGCTCTGAAGAAAGTTTTCAATAGGATGAGGGTTTCCCAAACAGAGTAA